One Dioscorea cayenensis subsp. rotundata cultivar TDr96_F1 chromosome 15, TDr96_F1_v2_PseudoChromosome.rev07_lg8_w22 25.fasta, whole genome shotgun sequence genomic region harbors:
- the LOC120276775 gene encoding meiosis-specific protein PAIR2-like isoform X2, producing the protein MKIKKLMPMDAESRRLIDWMEKGVYDALQKKYLKTLLFCICEEINGPMIEEYAFSFTYASSNGQEVFMNVSGSGNRKNNATFKSNSTDITPDQMRSSACKMVRTLVQLMRTLDQMPNNRTILMKLLYYDDVTPEDYEPPFFRCCSESEASNAWAKNPLKMEVGNVNSKHFVLALKVKSVLDPCEDENDDLLEDEEVNLGADSMQEDNSSSDSEVHHCENRYFVAPVGQRYAGKDNTMASEDETQDATQEDEQTTRMKKWINARQVTTVDLTDILSNFPDLSVALTEDIVKRLLKEGLLTKAGKDSYTINKEPSSKSCGMKEEVDMQDIAKAERTPKSADADFMYMKALYHALPMDYVTVTKLHSKVDGEVNQNTIRKFIDKMAQEGFVQNTCNRRLGKRVIHSESSSRKLMEVKKVLEGKQAELEPNGNEPFAFNDTTILSNGLNTKDVSTCGVLHSIGSDLTRSKGQSETYQNGSVRSGQTAHTPTSNAELQPIASLESGVLGKDHERAKSRRISCDGNDCRSSQDKRSRKASTVKEPILQCLKRQKSLQA; encoded by the exons ATGAAGATTAAGAAGCTCATGCCAATGGATGCAGAGTCACGGAGGCTGATCGATTGGATGGAGAAAG GGGTATACGATGCACTGCAGAAGAAGTATCTGAAGACATTGCTCTTCTGCATCTGCGAGGAAATCAATGGTCCGATGATTGAAGAGTATGCTT TTTCTTTCACCTATGCAAGTTCGAACGGGCAAGAGGTTTTTATGAACGTGAGCGGCAGCGGGAACAGGAAGAACAATGCAACTTTCAAATCCAATTCCACTGATATCACTCCTGATCAAATGAG GAGCTCTGCTTGTAAAATGGTTCGCACCCTAGTTCAGCTAATGAGGACTCTCGACCAGATGCCAAACAAT CGCACTATTCTGATGAAGCTTCTCTATTATGATGATGTCACG CCAGAAGATTATGAACCCCCATTTTTCAGATGTTGCTCTGAAAGTGAAGCTAGTAATGCATGGGCCaagaatccattgaaaatgGAAGTGGGGAATGTCAACAGCAAGCATTTTGTATTAGCACTGAAG GTTAAGAGTGTCTTGGACCCTTGTgaggatgaaaatgatgatcttcttgaagatgaagaggttAACTTGGGAGCTGACTCCATGCAAGAGGACAATTCCTCTTCTGATAGCGAG gTCCACCATTGCGAAAATCGATACTTTGTCGCACCAGTTG GTCAGAGATATGCTGGGAAAGATAATACAATGGCCTCTGAAG ATGAAACTCAAGATGCTACTCAAGAAGATGAGCAGACAACACGCATGAAGAAATGGATTAATGCAAGACAAGTGACCACTGTTGATCTCACAGatattctttccaatttccCTGATTTATCTGTG GCATTGACTGAAG ATATTGTTAAGCGGCTGTTGAAAGAGGGATTGCTAACAAAAGCTGGGAAGGATAGCTATACCATAAATAAG GAGCCAAGCTCTAAAAGCTGTGGCATGAAGGAGGAGGTGGATATGCAAGACATTGCAAAGGCTGAGAGGACTCCCAAAAGTGCTGATGCTGATTTTATGTATATGAAG GCTCTTTATCATGCTCTTCCCATGGATTATGTCACTGTCACAAAACTTCATTCTAAAGTAGATGGCGAGGTTAACCAGAATACCATCCGTAAATTCATTGATAAGATGGCTCAAGAAGGATTTGTCCAAAACACATGCAACCGGAGACTTG GTAAGCGTGTCATTCACTCCGAATCCAGTAGCAGAAAATTAATGGAGGTCAAGAAGGTTTTGGAGGGCAAACAAGCG GAATTGGAGCCCAATGGCAACGAACCTTTTGCTTTCAATGACACAACCATCCTTTCCAATG GTCTCAATACTAAAGATGTATCTACTTGTGGTGTCCTTCACTCCATTGGATCTGATCTTACTCGTTCAAAGGGACAATCAGAGACATATCAAAATGGATCAGTACGAAGTGGTCAAACAGCTCACACTCCCACAAGCAATGCTGAG CTACAGCCAATAGCTTCTTTGGAGAGTGGAGTGCTTGGAAAAGATCATGAGAGAGCTAAAAGTAGAAGGATTTCCTGTGATGGGAATGACTGCCGCTCCTCTCAAGATAAAAGATCACGGAAGGCCAGCACA GTTAAGGAGCCTATTCTCCAGTGCCTGAAGCGCCAGAAATCCCTACAAGCCTGA
- the LOC120276775 gene encoding meiosis-specific protein PAIR2-like isoform X1, giving the protein MVVAQKLKESEITEQDSLLLTRNLLRIAIYNISYIRGLFPEKYFNDKSVPALEMKIKKLMPMDAESRRLIDWMEKGVYDALQKKYLKTLLFCICEEINGPMIEEYAFSFTYASSNGQEVFMNVSGSGNRKNNATFKSNSTDITPDQMRSSACKMVRTLVQLMRTLDQMPNNRTILMKLLYYDDVTPEDYEPPFFRCCSESEASNAWAKNPLKMEVGNVNSKHFVLALKVKSVLDPCEDENDDLLEDEEVNLGADSMQEDNSSSDSEVHHCENRYFVAPVGQRYAGKDNTMASEDETQDATQEDEQTTRMKKWINARQVTTVDLTDILSNFPDLSVALTEDIVKRLLKEGLLTKAGKDSYTINKEPSSKSCGMKEEVDMQDIAKAERTPKSADADFMYMKALYHALPMDYVTVTKLHSKVDGEVNQNTIRKFIDKMAQEGFVQNTCNRRLGKRVIHSESSSRKLMEVKKVLEGKQAELEPNGNEPFAFNDTTILSNGLNTKDVSTCGVLHSIGSDLTRSKGQSETYQNGSVRSGQTAHTPTSNAELQPIASLESGVLGKDHERAKSRRISCDGNDCRSSQDKRSRKASTVKEPILQCLKRQKSLQA; this is encoded by the exons ATG GTCGTAGCTCAGAAGCTGAAGGAATCCGAGATCACCGAGCAGGATTCGCTACTCCTG ACTCGGAATCTGCTTCGCATTGCAATATACAACATCAGCTACATTCGTGGTCTCTTTCCAGAGAAATACTTCAATGATAAGTCAGTCCCAGCTCTAG AGATGAAGATTAAGAAGCTCATGCCAATGGATGCAGAGTCACGGAGGCTGATCGATTGGATGGAGAAAG GGGTATACGATGCACTGCAGAAGAAGTATCTGAAGACATTGCTCTTCTGCATCTGCGAGGAAATCAATGGTCCGATGATTGAAGAGTATGCTT TTTCTTTCACCTATGCAAGTTCGAACGGGCAAGAGGTTTTTATGAACGTGAGCGGCAGCGGGAACAGGAAGAACAATGCAACTTTCAAATCCAATTCCACTGATATCACTCCTGATCAAATGAG GAGCTCTGCTTGTAAAATGGTTCGCACCCTAGTTCAGCTAATGAGGACTCTCGACCAGATGCCAAACAAT CGCACTATTCTGATGAAGCTTCTCTATTATGATGATGTCACG CCAGAAGATTATGAACCCCCATTTTTCAGATGTTGCTCTGAAAGTGAAGCTAGTAATGCATGGGCCaagaatccattgaaaatgGAAGTGGGGAATGTCAACAGCAAGCATTTTGTATTAGCACTGAAG GTTAAGAGTGTCTTGGACCCTTGTgaggatgaaaatgatgatcttcttgaagatgaagaggttAACTTGGGAGCTGACTCCATGCAAGAGGACAATTCCTCTTCTGATAGCGAG gTCCACCATTGCGAAAATCGATACTTTGTCGCACCAGTTG GTCAGAGATATGCTGGGAAAGATAATACAATGGCCTCTGAAG ATGAAACTCAAGATGCTACTCAAGAAGATGAGCAGACAACACGCATGAAGAAATGGATTAATGCAAGACAAGTGACCACTGTTGATCTCACAGatattctttccaatttccCTGATTTATCTGTG GCATTGACTGAAG ATATTGTTAAGCGGCTGTTGAAAGAGGGATTGCTAACAAAAGCTGGGAAGGATAGCTATACCATAAATAAG GAGCCAAGCTCTAAAAGCTGTGGCATGAAGGAGGAGGTGGATATGCAAGACATTGCAAAGGCTGAGAGGACTCCCAAAAGTGCTGATGCTGATTTTATGTATATGAAG GCTCTTTATCATGCTCTTCCCATGGATTATGTCACTGTCACAAAACTTCATTCTAAAGTAGATGGCGAGGTTAACCAGAATACCATCCGTAAATTCATTGATAAGATGGCTCAAGAAGGATTTGTCCAAAACACATGCAACCGGAGACTTG GTAAGCGTGTCATTCACTCCGAATCCAGTAGCAGAAAATTAATGGAGGTCAAGAAGGTTTTGGAGGGCAAACAAGCG GAATTGGAGCCCAATGGCAACGAACCTTTTGCTTTCAATGACACAACCATCCTTTCCAATG GTCTCAATACTAAAGATGTATCTACTTGTGGTGTCCTTCACTCCATTGGATCTGATCTTACTCGTTCAAAGGGACAATCAGAGACATATCAAAATGGATCAGTACGAAGTGGTCAAACAGCTCACACTCCCACAAGCAATGCTGAG CTACAGCCAATAGCTTCTTTGGAGAGTGGAGTGCTTGGAAAAGATCATGAGAGAGCTAAAAGTAGAAGGATTTCCTGTGATGGGAATGACTGCCGCTCCTCTCAAGATAAAAGATCACGGAAGGCCAGCACA GTTAAGGAGCCTATTCTCCAGTGCCTGAAGCGCCAGAAATCCCTACAAGCCTGA
- the LOC120276775 gene encoding meiosis-specific protein PAIR2-like isoform X3, translated as MVVAQKLKESEITEQDSLLLTRNLLRIAIYNISYIRGLFPEKYFNDKSVPALEMKIKKLMPMDAESRRLIDWMEKGVYDALQKKYLKTLLFCICEEINGPMIEEYAFSFTYASSNGQEVFMNVSGSGNRKNNATFKSNSTDITPDQMRSSACKMVRTLVQLMRTLDQMPNNRTILMKLLYYDDVTPEDYEPPFFRCCSESEASNAWAKNPLKMEVGNVNSKHFVLALKVKSVLDPCEDENDDLLEDEEVNLGADSMQEDNSSSDSEVHHCENRYFVAPVGQRYAGKDNTMASEDETQDATQEDEQTTRMKKWINARQVTTVDLTDILSNFPDLSVALTEDIVKRLLKEGLLTKAGKDSYTINKEPSSKSCGMKEEVDMQDIAKAERTPKSADADFMYMKALYHALPMDYVTVTKLHSKVDGEVNQNTIRKFIDKMAQEGFVQNTCNRRLGKRVIHSESSSRKLMEVKKVLEGKQAELEPNGNEPFAFNDTTILSNGLNTKDVSTCGVLHSIGSDLTRSKGQSETYQNGSVRSGQTAHTPTSNAEPIASLESGVLGKDHERAKSRRISCDGNDCRSSQDKRSRKASTVKEPILQCLKRQKSLQA; from the exons ATG GTCGTAGCTCAGAAGCTGAAGGAATCCGAGATCACCGAGCAGGATTCGCTACTCCTG ACTCGGAATCTGCTTCGCATTGCAATATACAACATCAGCTACATTCGTGGTCTCTTTCCAGAGAAATACTTCAATGATAAGTCAGTCCCAGCTCTAG AGATGAAGATTAAGAAGCTCATGCCAATGGATGCAGAGTCACGGAGGCTGATCGATTGGATGGAGAAAG GGGTATACGATGCACTGCAGAAGAAGTATCTGAAGACATTGCTCTTCTGCATCTGCGAGGAAATCAATGGTCCGATGATTGAAGAGTATGCTT TTTCTTTCACCTATGCAAGTTCGAACGGGCAAGAGGTTTTTATGAACGTGAGCGGCAGCGGGAACAGGAAGAACAATGCAACTTTCAAATCCAATTCCACTGATATCACTCCTGATCAAATGAG GAGCTCTGCTTGTAAAATGGTTCGCACCCTAGTTCAGCTAATGAGGACTCTCGACCAGATGCCAAACAAT CGCACTATTCTGATGAAGCTTCTCTATTATGATGATGTCACG CCAGAAGATTATGAACCCCCATTTTTCAGATGTTGCTCTGAAAGTGAAGCTAGTAATGCATGGGCCaagaatccattgaaaatgGAAGTGGGGAATGTCAACAGCAAGCATTTTGTATTAGCACTGAAG GTTAAGAGTGTCTTGGACCCTTGTgaggatgaaaatgatgatcttcttgaagatgaagaggttAACTTGGGAGCTGACTCCATGCAAGAGGACAATTCCTCTTCTGATAGCGAG gTCCACCATTGCGAAAATCGATACTTTGTCGCACCAGTTG GTCAGAGATATGCTGGGAAAGATAATACAATGGCCTCTGAAG ATGAAACTCAAGATGCTACTCAAGAAGATGAGCAGACAACACGCATGAAGAAATGGATTAATGCAAGACAAGTGACCACTGTTGATCTCACAGatattctttccaatttccCTGATTTATCTGTG GCATTGACTGAAG ATATTGTTAAGCGGCTGTTGAAAGAGGGATTGCTAACAAAAGCTGGGAAGGATAGCTATACCATAAATAAG GAGCCAAGCTCTAAAAGCTGTGGCATGAAGGAGGAGGTGGATATGCAAGACATTGCAAAGGCTGAGAGGACTCCCAAAAGTGCTGATGCTGATTTTATGTATATGAAG GCTCTTTATCATGCTCTTCCCATGGATTATGTCACTGTCACAAAACTTCATTCTAAAGTAGATGGCGAGGTTAACCAGAATACCATCCGTAAATTCATTGATAAGATGGCTCAAGAAGGATTTGTCCAAAACACATGCAACCGGAGACTTG GTAAGCGTGTCATTCACTCCGAATCCAGTAGCAGAAAATTAATGGAGGTCAAGAAGGTTTTGGAGGGCAAACAAGCG GAATTGGAGCCCAATGGCAACGAACCTTTTGCTTTCAATGACACAACCATCCTTTCCAATG GTCTCAATACTAAAGATGTATCTACTTGTGGTGTCCTTCACTCCATTGGATCTGATCTTACTCGTTCAAAGGGACAATCAGAGACATATCAAAATGGATCAGTACGAAGTGGTCAAACAGCTCACACTCCCACAAGCAATGCTGAG CCAATAGCTTCTTTGGAGAGTGGAGTGCTTGGAAAAGATCATGAGAGAGCTAAAAGTAGAAGGATTTCCTGTGATGGGAATGACTGCCGCTCCTCTCAAGATAAAAGATCACGGAAGGCCAGCACA GTTAAGGAGCCTATTCTCCAGTGCCTGAAGCGCCAGAAATCCCTACAAGCCTGA